In Halomarina salina, one DNA window encodes the following:
- a CDS encoding 60S ribosomal export protein NMD3, which translates to MSSRTSGEFCPRCGDPVGETGPRPGNPSGREANLCDKCYFEDFDLVDVPEELRVRVCARCGAVHRGNRWVDVGADDYTDVAVEETREALGVHVDAEEVSWLVDPEQVDQNTIVMHCNFSGLVRGTVQEEDVQVRVRFARETCTRCSRIAGDFYASVVQVRAVERNPTDEEVTQSVEMAEEYIEAREEKGDRNAFISEIDESADGVDIKISTTQMGRAIAERVRRRFGGTITNSRTLVTEDEDGNEVYRVTYAVRLPPYPAGTVVEPADDDPVLVRSAHGNLKGDYLTTGEHYEASSDDGVAPEARRLGHVSEGRETTLVAVEDDHAVQVLDPDTYETKTVARPSYLDTDADTVTVLKSRAGLHVLPDDAGEE; encoded by the coding sequence ATGAGTTCACGTACGTCGGGCGAGTTCTGCCCGCGCTGTGGCGACCCCGTCGGGGAGACGGGGCCGCGACCCGGCAACCCGTCCGGGCGGGAGGCGAACCTCTGCGACAAGTGCTACTTCGAGGACTTCGACCTCGTGGACGTCCCCGAGGAGCTACGGGTCCGCGTCTGTGCGCGCTGCGGCGCGGTCCACCGCGGGAACCGCTGGGTCGACGTGGGAGCCGACGACTACACCGACGTCGCCGTCGAGGAGACCCGCGAGGCCCTGGGCGTCCACGTCGACGCCGAGGAGGTGTCGTGGCTCGTCGACCCCGAACAGGTCGACCAGAACACCATCGTCATGCACTGCAACTTCTCGGGGCTCGTGCGGGGGACGGTCCAGGAGGAGGACGTGCAGGTGCGCGTCCGGTTCGCCCGCGAGACCTGCACCCGCTGTTCGCGCATCGCCGGGGACTTCTACGCCTCCGTCGTGCAGGTCCGGGCCGTCGAGCGGAACCCCACCGACGAGGAGGTGACGCAGTCCGTCGAGATGGCCGAGGAGTACATCGAGGCCCGCGAGGAGAAGGGCGACCGCAACGCGTTCATCTCGGAGATCGACGAGAGCGCGGACGGCGTGGACATCAAGATATCCACGACGCAGATGGGCCGAGCCATCGCCGAACGCGTCCGCCGTCGGTTCGGCGGGACCATCACCAACTCCCGGACGCTCGTCACCGAGGACGAGGACGGCAACGAGGTGTACCGCGTCACCTACGCCGTCCGCCTGCCGCCGTACCCTGCCGGGACCGTCGTCGAACCAGCGGACGACGACCCGGTGCTCGTCCGGTCGGCCCACGGCAACCTCAAGGGCGACTACCTCACGACGGGCGAGCACTACGAGGCCTCCAGCGACGACGGCGTCGCCCCCGAGGCGCGACGACTCGGCCACGTCTCGGAGGGACGGGAGACGACGCTCGTCGCCGTCGAGGACGACCACGCGGTGCAGGTGCTCGACCCGGACACGTACGAGACGAAGACCGTCGCCCGGCCATCGTACCTCGACACCGACGCCGACACCGTGACCGTCCTCAAGAGTCGCGCCGGACTCCACGTGCTCCCGGACGACGCCGGCGAGGAGTAG
- a CDS encoding helicase C-terminal domain-containing protein produces MKPSRIVEEFPAPSFRGAQEQALADIRAAFEAGNDVVLVRAPTGSGKSLLARAIAGCARRAGEDDAAKPVGSYYTTPQVSQLDDVASDPLLTDLSLVRGKGNYSCILPGETMTPVDQAPCARERGFDCPVKHRCPYFSDRDIASNRDIAAMTLAYFMQMAGSEVFGQRDVVVVDEAHGLAEWAEMYATIELGPSTVPMWGQKPAPAVEDSEDAAKYADTLVTLCKRRQEELRSEIELSQEEVAERDRIAELIRELQWFVEDARDPESATTWVVDQHEGAGSKVVVKPMDPERYLKHTVWDRGTKFALLSATILNKEAFCRSSGLDPSRVALVDVEHTFPVENRPLFDATQGKMTYEHREETLPKIARLVVRLMQRHPDEKGLIHAHSYAIAEELVRLLNDFGVGERVRTHDSEGRDAALDSWKRSDDADVFVSVKMEEALDLKYDLARWQVLCKAPYPNTRDSRVAQRLEDGQWAWYYRAALRTVIQACGRVVRAPDDSGATYLADSSLLDLFERARTDMPPWFAEQVDRMTVPDLPPFDPAAAVGESGNDGGSSGGGNRRSRSRKRSLDDHPLGDVWQ; encoded by the coding sequence GTGAAGCCGTCCCGCATCGTCGAGGAGTTCCCCGCCCCCTCTTTCCGCGGCGCGCAGGAACAGGCGCTCGCGGACATCCGCGCGGCGTTCGAGGCGGGCAACGACGTGGTCCTCGTCCGCGCGCCGACCGGCAGCGGGAAGTCACTGCTCGCGCGGGCCATCGCCGGGTGTGCCCGACGCGCTGGCGAGGACGACGCCGCGAAACCCGTCGGGTCGTACTACACGACGCCGCAGGTCTCACAGCTAGACGACGTGGCGAGCGACCCGCTCCTGACCGACCTCTCGCTCGTCCGGGGGAAGGGCAACTACTCGTGTATCCTGCCGGGCGAGACGATGACGCCCGTCGACCAGGCCCCCTGTGCGAGAGAGCGCGGGTTCGACTGTCCCGTCAAACACCGCTGTCCGTACTTCTCCGACCGGGACATCGCCTCGAACCGCGACATCGCGGCGATGACGCTCGCGTACTTCATGCAGATGGCCGGGTCGGAGGTGTTCGGCCAGCGAGACGTCGTCGTCGTCGACGAGGCCCACGGCCTCGCGGAGTGGGCCGAGATGTACGCGACCATCGAACTCGGCCCGTCGACGGTGCCGATGTGGGGGCAGAAACCGGCACCCGCAGTCGAGGACAGCGAGGACGCCGCGAAGTACGCGGACACCCTCGTCACGCTCTGCAAGCGCCGACAGGAGGAGCTGCGCAGCGAGATCGAACTGTCCCAGGAGGAGGTCGCCGAGCGCGACCGTATCGCCGAGTTGATCCGCGAGTTGCAGTGGTTCGTCGAGGACGCCCGCGACCCCGAGAGCGCGACGACGTGGGTCGTCGACCAGCACGAGGGTGCGGGCTCGAAGGTGGTCGTCAAACCGATGGACCCCGAGCGGTACCTGAAACACACCGTCTGGGACCGGGGGACGAAGTTCGCGCTCCTGTCGGCGACGATTCTGAACAAGGAGGCGTTCTGTCGGTCGTCCGGGTTGGACCCCTCGCGGGTCGCCCTCGTGGACGTCGAGCACACGTTCCCGGTCGAGAACCGGCCGCTGTTCGACGCGACACAGGGGAAGATGACCTACGAGCACCGCGAGGAGACCCTTCCCAAAATCGCGCGTCTCGTCGTCCGACTGATGCAGCGCCACCCCGACGAGAAGGGCCTGATTCACGCGCACTCGTACGCCATCGCCGAGGAGCTGGTGCGGCTGCTCAACGACTTCGGCGTCGGCGAGCGCGTCCGAACGCACGACTCGGAGGGGCGGGACGCGGCGCTGGACTCGTGGAAGCGTTCGGACGACGCCGACGTGTTCGTCTCGGTGAAGATGGAGGAGGCGCTGGACCTGAAGTACGACCTCGCGCGCTGGCAGGTGCTCTGTAAGGCACCGTACCCAAACACGCGGGATTCTCGGGTCGCCCAGCGCCTCGAAGACGGCCAGTGGGCGTGGTACTACCGCGCCGCCCTGCGAACCGTCATCCAGGCGTGTGGCCGGGTCGTCCGCGCGCCCGACGACAGCGGGGCGACGTACCTCGCGGACTCGTCGCTGCTCGACCTGTTCGAGCGAGCGCGGACCGACATGCCGCCGTGGTTCGCCGAGCAGGTCGACCGGATGACGGTCCCCGACCTACCCCCGTTCGACCCGGCAGCGGCCGTCGGTGAGAGCGGGAACGACGGCGGGTCGAGTGGAGGCGGAAACCGTCGCAGTCGCTCCAGGAAGCGCTCGCTCGACGACCACCCGCTCGGGGACGTCTGGCAGTAG
- a CDS encoding DUF7561 family protein, with product MGKQTCDACGRRVRVAGGIANLWTFDPGPSEGLALELADGTDWFLCFDCIDRLPDDRDVTAADVEALASE from the coding sequence ATGGGAAAGCAGACGTGCGACGCCTGTGGGCGGCGCGTCCGGGTCGCCGGCGGTATCGCCAACCTCTGGACGTTCGACCCCGGCCCGAGCGAGGGGCTGGCGCTCGAACTCGCCGACGGCACCGACTGGTTCCTCTGTTTCGACTGCATCGACCGCCTCCCTGATGACCGGGACGTGACCGCGGCGGACGTCGAAGCGCTGGCATCTGAGTGA
- a CDS encoding M14 family zinc carboxypeptidase: MRRRQFLTTTSIAVAAAGLPSVAAQDDDEPPNPNAYLTNRQLAEQLRLLDRSRHVSLRPIGRSAGLGAPIWEVTLGEGDTNVHLITQIHGDEPAGTDAIVKVLQQVTAEPDRFEDVLRELTVTVVPRVNPDGAMFGWDTDTDGDDERITRRQNTQEWDESDSRYEPYYHYAQGDDHPFAQPNPPSGYDMNRDFNLRAELGDRRPGHGGGPNGAEGGESESNGEGNGNGENDAKGNGNGNGNHGNHGGGHTDYLPEEWWTGYERNDETRHRLDMPYEGYTLQSSGLRLAPEVRAVTRSFLRADPDYAITHHHQGIPTVPDTDPAEPSVMSVMAAFGPSYLDRAPFYDGEGPVEDAVNPFIDEATSQRSLRLNSLVEERLAAETDPWDDFDTVTRYGYTTLWGSYLDALCPRTNAAGMLYEISGQSDSVGSRAYGQKVEASRVGFVETFEALAADPELSSVDAESYFDIPLSGEEYPVDDPEGTGRAAARGRTGARGRTGSPGPELPPHPARLF; encoded by the coding sequence ATGAGACGACGACAGTTCCTCACCACGACGAGCATCGCTGTGGCGGCCGCGGGCCTCCCCAGCGTGGCCGCACAGGACGACGACGAACCCCCGAACCCGAACGCGTACCTCACCAACCGGCAGTTGGCCGAGCAACTCCGCCTGCTGGACAGGAGTCGGCACGTCTCGCTCCGGCCTATCGGCCGGTCGGCGGGGCTGGGCGCGCCCATCTGGGAGGTGACGCTCGGCGAGGGCGACACGAACGTCCACCTCATCACCCAGATACACGGCGACGAACCGGCGGGTACCGACGCCATCGTGAAGGTGCTCCAGCAGGTCACCGCCGAACCGGACCGCTTCGAGGACGTGCTGCGCGAACTCACCGTCACCGTCGTCCCGCGGGTCAACCCCGACGGCGCGATGTTCGGCTGGGACACCGACACCGACGGCGACGACGAGCGCATCACCCGGCGGCAGAACACCCAGGAGTGGGACGAGTCCGACTCGCGGTACGAACCGTACTACCACTACGCGCAGGGCGACGACCACCCGTTCGCCCAGCCGAACCCGCCGAGCGGCTACGACATGAACCGCGACTTCAACCTCCGGGCGGAACTCGGCGACCGGCGACCCGGACACGGCGGCGGTCCGAACGGAGCCGAGGGCGGCGAGAGCGAGTCGAACGGCGAGGGCAACGGGAACGGCGAGAACGATGCGAAGGGCAACGGGAACGGAAACGGAAACCACGGGAACCACGGTGGGGGCCACACCGACTACCTCCCCGAGGAGTGGTGGACCGGCTACGAGCGGAACGACGAGACGCGCCACCGACTCGACATGCCCTACGAGGGGTACACGCTGCAATCGAGCGGGCTACGGCTCGCTCCCGAGGTGCGCGCCGTGACGCGGTCGTTCCTGCGCGCCGACCCCGACTACGCCATCACCCACCACCACCAGGGTATCCCGACGGTGCCGGACACCGACCCCGCCGAACCCTCCGTCATGAGCGTCATGGCGGCGTTCGGCCCGTCCTACCTCGACCGCGCGCCGTTCTACGACGGCGAGGGGCCGGTCGAGGACGCCGTCAACCCGTTCATCGACGAGGCGACGAGCCAGCGGTCGCTCCGCCTCAACAGCCTCGTCGAGGAGCGACTGGCCGCGGAGACCGACCCCTGGGACGACTTCGACACCGTGACGCGCTACGGCTACACGACGCTCTGGGGGTCGTACCTCGACGCGCTCTGCCCGCGGACGAACGCCGCGGGGATGCTGTACGAGATATCCGGCCAGTCCGACTCCGTCGGGTCGCGAGCGTACGGGCAGAAGGTCGAGGCGTCGCGCGTCGGCTTCGTCGAGACGTTCGAGGCGCTGGCGGCCGACCCCGAACTGTCGTCGGTCGACGCGGAGTCGTACTTCGACATCCCGCTGAGCGGCGAGGAGTACCCCGTCGACGACCCCGAGGGGACCGGCCGGGCGGCCGCCCGCGGTCGGACCGGGGCGCGCGGCCGGACCGGTAGTCCCGGCCCCGAACTCCCGCCACACCCGGCCAGGCTGTTCTGA
- a CDS encoding beta-propeller domain-containing protein, with protein sequence MRSPIPDTRRGVGVAMAVVVVVAAVGVAGLVGSALLPDEANADSPEPLSMVTSDSEESFASYLADGERRSGYYGVAVGGGAVAETAADGGRTDTAAATESAASAGAASGDDGGSAAPAHSSTNVQVTGIDEADVIKTDGKHIYYSGTRSGATQVIAALPADSPAAVASVPDGGRLFLVNETLVVIGSDRITGYDVSDPEDPTQRWEHALDAQVRTARLTDGQVYLVLSTAPRACPVEPVGGAEVACTDVLHPRDPMPVDTTYTVTTLDPHDGTVGDRVSFVGTYRSVVSMSENALYVTYTEYTDQREAMLQYLLNDGRSEIPDDVAARLEEVQGYDLSPQAEAVEVQATLEQWFRTLDAREQKEARETIYEGFRSYLDDRKRSLTTTHVVRVSTDDLSVEATGAVPGQPLDQFSIDEHDGHLRIATTVGGGTTESENDLYVLDAESLDITGEATGMGENERIYSVRFDGDRGYVVTFRQIDPYHVLDLSDPENPTVEGELKLPGVSTYLHPLGEDQVLGVGQEDGRVKLVVFDSSDPTDPTIAHETVLDARWSEAAHDHHAFLLDARKEVFFLPTETGGQVFDYSLDRVAEIDVDNPRRAVYIGDHLYVAGSELVVVDERTWTETARIELDAGPGYLTEERSRASDGGRDEPDEGETTPTSKVVAPVA encoded by the coding sequence ATGCGCTCCCCGATTCCCGACACGAGGCGAGGCGTCGGCGTCGCGATGGCCGTCGTGGTCGTCGTCGCTGCCGTCGGCGTCGCCGGACTCGTCGGCTCCGCACTCCTCCCCGACGAGGCGAACGCTGACTCGCCCGAACCGCTCTCCATGGTCACCTCCGACTCCGAAGAGTCGTTCGCCAGCTACCTCGCCGACGGCGAGCGTCGCAGCGGCTACTACGGTGTCGCCGTCGGTGGCGGGGCCGTCGCCGAGACGGCCGCAGACGGTGGCCGGACCGACACCGCGGCCGCCACCGAGAGCGCCGCCAGCGCCGGAGCGGCGAGCGGCGACGACGGCGGCAGCGCCGCGCCCGCCCACTCCTCGACGAACGTGCAGGTCACCGGTATCGACGAGGCGGACGTCATCAAGACCGACGGGAAGCACATCTACTACAGCGGGACGCGAAGCGGGGCGACGCAGGTCATCGCGGCGCTGCCCGCCGACTCGCCCGCCGCCGTCGCCAGCGTGCCCGACGGCGGCCGGCTGTTCCTCGTGAACGAGACGCTGGTCGTCATCGGGAGCGACCGCATCACCGGGTACGACGTGAGCGACCCCGAGGACCCGACCCAGCGCTGGGAGCACGCGCTCGACGCGCAGGTCCGGACCGCGCGGCTGACCGACGGGCAGGTCTACCTCGTCCTCTCGACGGCCCCGCGTGCGTGCCCGGTCGAACCGGTCGGCGGTGCGGAGGTGGCCTGCACCGACGTCCTCCACCCGCGCGACCCGATGCCCGTCGACACGACGTACACCGTGACGACGCTCGACCCCCACGACGGGACGGTCGGCGACCGCGTCTCGTTCGTCGGCACCTACCGGTCGGTCGTCTCGATGTCCGAGAACGCGCTGTACGTCACCTACACCGAGTACACCGACCAGCGCGAGGCCATGCTCCAGTACCTCCTGAACGACGGTCGCTCCGAGATTCCCGACGACGTGGCCGCCCGACTGGAGGAGGTCCAGGGCTACGACCTCTCGCCGCAGGCCGAAGCCGTCGAGGTGCAGGCGACGCTCGAACAGTGGTTCCGCACCCTCGACGCCCGAGAACAGAAGGAGGCCCGGGAGACCATCTACGAGGGCTTCCGGAGCTACCTCGACGACCGCAAGCGCTCGCTGACGACGACCCACGTCGTCCGCGTCTCGACGGACGACCTCTCGGTCGAAGCGACGGGCGCGGTGCCGGGCCAGCCGCTCGACCAGTTCTCCATCGACGAACACGACGGCCACCTGCGCATCGCGACGACGGTCGGCGGCGGGACCACCGAGTCCGAGAACGACCTCTACGTCCTCGACGCCGAGTCGCTCGATATCACCGGCGAGGCGACGGGGATGGGCGAGAACGAGCGCATCTACAGCGTCCGGTTCGACGGCGACCGGGGCTACGTCGTCACGTTCCGGCAGATCGACCCGTACCACGTGCTCGACCTCTCGGACCCCGAGAACCCCACAGTCGAGGGCGAACTGAAGCTCCCCGGCGTCTCGACGTACCTCCACCCGCTCGGCGAGGACCAGGTGCTCGGCGTCGGCCAGGAGGACGGCCGCGTGAAACTCGTCGTCTTCGACTCCAGCGACCCCACGGACCCGACCATCGCCCACGAGACGGTGCTCGACGCGCGCTGGTCCGAGGCCGCCCACGACCACCACGCGTTCCTGCTCGACGCCCGCAAGGAGGTGTTCTTCCTCCCGACCGAGACCGGTGGACAGGTGTTCGACTACTCGCTGGACCGGGTGGCCGAGATAGACGTCGACAATCCGCGTCGCGCCGTCTACATCGGCGACCACCTCTACGTCGCCGGGTCGGAACTGGTCGTCGTCGACGAGCGGACGTGGACCGAGACGGCCCGCATCGAACTGGACGCCGGCCCCGGCTACCTGACCGAGGAGCGCTCCCGGGCGAGCGACGGCGGCCGCGACGAACCCGACGAGGGAGAGACGACCCCGACGTCGAAGGTCGTCGCTCCGGTCGCGTAA